From the genome of Glycine max cultivar Williams 82 chromosome 2, Glycine_max_v4.0, whole genome shotgun sequence, one region includes:
- the LOC100801643 gene encoding uncharacterized protein has product MGERRIEETVWGVGMTVVPFSAMASPLRKSDEEKIIQQEGPSKRRVFLDNNQRKVISRILINSSKNDKLDNGVAKQVALSCSVSIDVIYRIWKQLKLTSDVCHLKAKICSRKRIEIDFEKVRDVSLPKWRTLRGLAYPSGVVKSKTTLTKYLREGVLRRHSNALKPQLKDNNKKARLKFCLSMLEESSISHDPVFKSMHNVVHIDEKWFYMSPKSSKFYLLATEDDPYRTCKNKNYIGKVMFLVVMDNPRFDDEGNEKFNGKIGVFPLVTEVVAKRSSANRASRTLETKPITSITEEVSRMFLINKVLPAVKEKWPREDVGETIYIQQANAQSHISIDDEKFCRVAIEDGFDVHLTCQPPNSPDLNILDLGFFSAIQSLWQKEVSMTVDDLIEVVQKSYEALSSKDSNKNFLTL; this is encoded by the exons ATGGGAGAGAGGAGAATTGAAGAAACGGTTTGGGGGGTGGGAATGACGGTTGTGCCCTTTTCGGCGATGGCTTCGCCGTTAAGGAAAAGTGACG aagaaaaaattattcagCAAGAGGGGCCATCTAAAAGACGTGTTTTCTTGGATAACAACCAACGGAAAGTTATCTCTCGAATTTTGATCAATTCAAGTAAGAATGATAAACTTGATAATGGTGTTGCTAAACAAGTGGCTCTTTCTTGTTCGGTCTCTATAGATGTTATTTACCGTATTTGGAAACAATTGAAACTAACAAGTGATGTTTGCCACTTGAAAGCCAAAATTTGTAGTCGAAAAAGAATTGAGATAGATTTTGAGAAAGTGCGTGATGTTTCCTTACCTAAGTGGAGAACTCTTCGAGGTCTAGCATATCCTTCAGGGGTGGTTAAAAGTAAGACAACATTGACGAAATATCTTAGAGAAGGGGTTTTGCGTCGACATTCAAATGCACTAAAGCCACAATTGAAGGATAATAATAAGAAAGCCAGACTTAAATTTTGTTTGTCCATGCTTGAGGAAAGTAGCATTTCTCATGATCCAGTGTTTAAATCCATGCATAATGTTGTGCATATAGATGAGAAATGGTTTTACATGTCCCCAAAATCCTCAAAGTTTTACCTACTTGCAACTGAGGATGATCCATATCGCacatgcaaaaacaaaaattatattggtAAGGTTATGTTTTTGGTTGTGATGGATAATCCTAGATTTGATGATGAAGGCAACGAAAAATTTAATGGGAAAATTGGCGTGTTTCCTCTAGTTACTGAAGTTGTTGCAAAAAGGTCAAGTGCTAATAGAGCATCGAGGACACTTGAAACAAAACCAATTACTTCTATCACTGAAGAAGTTAGCCGAATGTTCTTAATTAACAAGGTGTTACCAGCTGTTAAAGAAAAATGGCCACGAGAAGACGTGGGGGAAACTATTTACATACAACAGGCCAATGCACAATCTCATATTTCTATAGATGACGAGAAATTTTGTAGAGTAGCTATCGAAGATGGGTTCGATGTGCATTTAACTTGTCAACCACCTAATTCTCctgatttaaatatattggaTTTGGGCTTTTTTAGCGCAATTCAATCATTGTGGCAAAAGGAAGTGTCTATGACAGTTGATGACCTTATTGAGGTTGTGCAAAAATCTTATGAAGCTTTGTCTAGCAaagattcaaacaaaaatttccTTACTCTTTAG
- the LOC100812311 gene encoding uncharacterized protein LOC100812311 encodes MPQGDYIERHRRDYGYRLDHFERKRKKEARQVHKRSAIAQKALGIKGKMIAKKNYAEKAQMKKTLAMHEESSSRRKTDDNVQDGAVPAYLLDRDNTTRAKVLSNTIKQKRKEKAGKWDVPLPKVRPVAEDEMFKVVRTGKRKTKQWKRMVTKATFVGPGFTRKPPKYERFIRPTGLRFTKAHVTHPELKCTFNLELIGVKKNPNGPMYTSLGVITKGTIIEVNVSELGLVTPAGKVVWGKYAQVTNNPENDGCINAVLLV; translated from the exons ATG CCGCAAGGGGATTACATAGAACGCCACAGAAGAGACTATGGCTACCGTCTCGATCACTTCGAGCGTAAGCGCAAGAAAGAGGCACGTCAAGTTCACAAGCGCTCTGCAATTGCCCAGAAg GCTCTGGGTATTAAGGGCAAAATGATTGCCAAGAAAAATTATGCTGAAAAGGCGCAGATGAAGAAGAc TTTGGCTATGCATGAAGAATCATCGTCTAGGCGCAAGACTGATGATAATGTTCAGGATGGAGCTGTTCCTGCATATCTTCTTGATCGTGATAACACGACCAGAGCAAAG gtTCTTAGCAACACCATTAAGCAAAAGAGGAAGGAGAAGGCAGGGAAATGGGATGTTCCTCTACCTAAG GTACGTCCCGTGGCTGAAGATGAAATGTTCAAAGTGGTCCGAACTGGTAAAAGAAAGA CCAAGCAATGGAAGAGGATGGTTACAAAAGCTACATTTGTTGGGCCTGGTTTTACCAGAAAACCTCCAAAGTACGAGCGGTTCATTCGTCCGACAGGATTGCGGTTCACTAAAGCTCATGTCACTCACCCAGAACTTAAATGCACATTCAATCTAGAATTAATTGGAGTGAAGAAAAACCCCAATGGCCCTATGTACACCTCTCTTGGTGTCATTACCAAGGGAACTATAATTGAG gtgaatgTCAGTGAACTTGGTCTTGTCACGCCGGCTGGGAAAGTTGTGTGGG GTAAATACGCTCAGGTCACAAATAACCCAGAAAACGATGGTTGTATAAATGCTGTTTTGCTTGTTTAA
- the LOC100811771 gene encoding protein LEAD-SENSITIVE 1 isoform X2: MIGIYVSDDKVIHFTRRGQEVGTGTALDLLLISSGPAKSRESCPTCMAPQEEHGVISSCLNCFLAGGVLYRFEYAVTPALFLAKARGGTCTLAVSDSDDIVIHRAKYLLENGFGCYNVFKKNCEDFAIYCKTGLLEIGQSGQAVSIIGGPLAAALSSPLRMVTTNVYGMAATAVGVYCASRYMADIGMRPNAVKVPVEQLTTRLATGLLQVVEPQIPTNISRQSPQLVTQ; this comes from the coding sequence ATGATAGGCATCTATGTCAGTGATGACAAAGTCATTCACTTCACTAGACGTGGCCAAGAAGTAGGAACCGGTACTGCACTAGATCTTCTCCTCATTAGTTCAGGACCAGCCAAGTCTCGAGAAAGTTGCCCTACTTGTATGGCACCCCAAGAGGAACACGGGGTTATCTCCTCATGCCTGAACTGCTTCCTAGCTGGTGGGGTCCTGTATCGGTTCGAGTATGCCGTTACCCCTGCCCTCTTCCTTGCAAAAGCCCGCGGTGGAACATGTACTCTTGCAGTCTCTGATAGTGATGATATCGTCATCCATCGAGCAAAATACCTGCTCGAAAATGGCTTTGGGTGCTATaatgttttcaagaaaaactgtgAAGACTTTGCTATCTATTGCAAAACCGGGCTCCTAGAAATCGGACAAAGTGGCCAAGCAGTTTCCATCATAGGGGGACCTCTTGCTGCTGCTCTATCCTCGCCCCTCCGTATGGTTACTACTAACGTTTATGGAATGGCAGCGACGGCGGTTGGAGTCTACTGTGCTAGTAGGTATATGGCAGACATTGGAATGAGGCCTAATGCGGTGAAGGTACCGGTTGAACAGTTAACCACAAGGTTGGCCACTGGCTTGCTGCAAGTGGTTGAACCCCAAATTCCAACGAATATTTCTCGTCAATCTCCTCAGCTTGTTACTCAATGA
- the LOC100811771 gene encoding protein LEAD-SENSITIVE 1 isoform X1, giving the protein MGLLSNRVTRESLKPGDHIYSWRTAYIYAHHGIYVSDDKVIHFTRRGQEVGTGTALDLLLISSGPAKSRESCPTCMAPQEEHGVISSCLNCFLAGGVLYRFEYAVTPALFLAKARGGTCTLAVSDSDDIVIHRAKYLLENGFGCYNVFKKNCEDFAIYCKTGLLEIGQSGQAVSIIGGPLAAALSSPLRMVTTNVYGMAATAVGVYCASRYMADIGMRPNAVKVPVEQLTTRLATGLLQVVEPQIPTNISRQSPQLVTQ; this is encoded by the exons ATGGGACTTCTGTCTAACAG AGTAACTAGAGAGAGCCTGAAACCAGGGGATCACATCTACTCTTGGAGGACTGCGTATATATATGCTCATCACG GCATCTATGTCAGTGATGACAAAGTCATTCACTTCACTAGACGTGGCCAAGAAGTAGGAACCGGTACTGCACTAGATCTTCTCCTCATTAGTTCAGGACCAGCCAAGTCTCGAGAAAGTTGCCCTACTTGTATGGCACCCCAAGAGGAACACGGGGTTATCTCCTCATGCCTGAACTGCTTCCTAGCTGGTGGGGTCCTGTATCGGTTCGAGTATGCCGTTACCCCTGCCCTCTTCCTTGCAAAAGCCCGCGGTGGAACATGTACTCTTGCAGTCTCTGATAGTGATGATATCGTCATCCATCGAGCAAAATACCTGCTCGAAAATGGCTTTGGGTGCTATaatgttttcaagaaaaactgtgAAGACTTTGCTATCTATTGCAAAACCGGGCTCCTAGAAATCGGACAAAGTGGCCAAGCAGTTTCCATCATAGGGGGACCTCTTGCTGCTGCTCTATCCTCGCCCCTCCGTATGGTTACTACTAACGTTTATGGAATGGCAGCGACGGCGGTTGGAGTCTACTGTGCTAGTAGGTATATGGCAGACATTGGAATGAGGCCTAATGCGGTGAAGGTACCGGTTGAACAGTTAACCACAAGGTTGGCCACTGGCTTGCTGCAAGTGGTTGAACCCCAAATTCCAACGAATATTTCTCGTCAATCTCCTCAGCTTGTTACTCAATGA